A region of Arabidopsis thaliana chromosome 5, partial sequence DNA encodes the following proteins:
- a CDS encoding Transducin/WD40 repeat-like superfamily protein (Transducin/WD40 repeat-like superfamily protein; CONTAINS InterPro DOMAIN/s: WD40 repeat-like-containing domain (InterPro:IPR011046), WD40 repeat 2 (InterPro:IPR019782), WD40-repeat-containing domain (InterPro:IPR017986), WD40 repeat (InterPro:IPR001680), WD40/YVTN repeat-like-containing domain (InterPro:IPR015943), WD40 repeat, subgroup (InterPro:IPR019781); BEST Arabidopsis thaliana protein match is: transducin family protein / WD-40 repeat family protein (TAIR:AT5G50970.1); Has 1807 Blast hits to 1807 proteins in 277 species: Archae - 0; Bacteria - 0; Metazoa - 736; Fungi - 347; Plants - 385; Viruses - 0; Other Eukaryotes - 339 (source: NCBI BLink).) has translation MATTAMNKPKIEQGEEVEVEAEARTFSTQIPDDREALLEFMDQRAKSIQRLKDQISSLDRKLAEERKLMADAEAKFLQIDRVGNGIFSKSKPKAPGKTGSILGIAEFWNEGNKTKTANENSTPQSPSEMESLKLPSIILPPSFKRRASATVRAEVNETTQAQPMATRDYNIPREDTCGPEAKRPRSIPDEVVRETQDRDKETQPMATRGYDVPKEDKSGPEARRLRSIPDEVVRESQGRDNAAQPMATRDSNVPKEDKSGLDKRSRSIPNEVAQAPDNHTNKDLAKPRIRVSSNISQQGQQEKSEFRGHDELIALIGRSSLRPTIEGRTAGMLPSCHTKRMRSLALSPSNRELFATSALDGAVHFWKLQSDRSTATLFKTVNRVAVDQKKWAEDIAWHPHKNALFSVYTADDGHPQISAIYLNEAGERCESQFMEDRPHSKGLINRIMFTPWDDPCFITGGSDHAVVLWRDQCENNAWKPTLLHRDLHSSAVMGVTGMRHNNHVLSCGDDRRFVGFDAREEKVTFKHRLDNRCTNIMPNPRDVNLVMVNTRQLDRQLRLYDVRLPQTELFSFGWKQESSESQSALINQSWSPDGLHISSGSADPVIHIFDIRYNAPSPSLSMKAHKKRVFKAEWHSSYPLLVSISSDLAIGIHKLW, from the exons ATGGCTACGACGGCGATGAATAAACCTAAAATTGAACAAGGGGAAGAAGTAGAAGTAGAAGCAGAAGCGAGAACGTTCTCGACTCAAATCCCAGATGATAGAGAAGCTCTTTTAGAGTTTATGGACCAGCGTGCCAAATCAATCCAACGCCTTAAAGACCAAATCTCAAGTTTGGATAGGAAg CTTGCTGAAGAGAGAAAACTGATGGCAGATGCGGAGGctaaatttttacaaattgaTCGTGTTGGAAATGGTATCTTTTCTaagtcaaaaccaaaagcGCCTGGTAAAACTGGAAGTATACTTGGTATAGCAGAGTTCTGGAACGAGGGAAATAAGACGAAGACTGCCAATGAAAACTCTACTCCACAATCACCTAGTGAGATGGAATCCTTGAAATTGCCATCCATTATCTTACCGCCTTCTTTTAAACGAAGAGCTTCTGCTACCGTCAGAGCTGAAGTAAATGAGACCACCCAAGCTCAACCCATGGCTACAAGGGATTATAACATTCCAAGGGAAGACACATGTGGCCCCGAGGCCAAGAGACCTCGTAGTATTCCTGATGAAGTGGTAAGGGAAACCCAAGATCGAGATAAGGAAACTCAACCCATGGCTACGAGGGGTTATGATGttccaaaagaagataaaagtgGCCCTGAGGCCAGGAGATTGCGGAGTATTCCTGATGAAGTGGTGAGGGAATCCCAAGGTCGAGATAACGCAGCTCAGCCCATGGCTACAAGGGATTCTAATGTCCCAAAGGAAGACAAAAGTGGTCTTGACAAGAGATCTCGTAGTATTCCTAATGAAGTTGCTCAAGCTCCAGATAACCACACTAATAAGGATTTGGCAAAGCCAAGGATCAGAGTTTCTTCTAACATTTCTCAACAAGGACAACAGGAAAAATCTG AATTCCGAGGACATGATGAGTTGATAGCACTTATAGGTAGAAGCTCTTTGCGTCCCACAATTGAAGGCCGTACTGCCGGCATGCTACCAAGTTGCCACACGAAAAGAATGAGAAGTCTTGCTCTTTCTCCTTCCAACCGTGAGCTATTTGCTACAAG TGCATTGGATGGGGCTGTTCATTTCTGGAAGCTTCAGTCTGATAG GTCCACCGCTACTTTGTTTAAGACGGTTAATCGGGTAGCAGTAGATCAGAAGAAATGGGCAGAAGATATAGCTTGGCATCCACATAAGAATGCACTTTTCTCCGTGTATACTGCAGATGATGGTCACCCTCAGATATCAGCCATATATCTGAATGAAGCTGGAGAG AGATGTGAGTCGCAATTTATGGAGGACAGGCCTCATAGCAAAGGTCTTATCAACAGAATCATGTTTACGCCTTGGGATGATCCTTGCTTCATCACAGGTGGGAGTGACCATGCAGTAGTGTTATGGCGGGATCAGTGTGAGAATAATGCGTGGAAGCCGACGCTTCTGCATAGGGACTTGCATTCGTCGGCTGTGATGGGAGTTACTGGAATGCGCCATAACAATCACGTCTTGTCATGTGGAGACGATAGGAGATTTGTTGGGTTTGATGCCCGAGAAGAAAAAGTCACATTTAAACATAGACTAGACAACAGATGCACAAATATAATGCCAAACCCGCGAGATGTTAATCTTGTCATGGTTAACACGAG GCAGCTAGACCGGCAACTGCGGTTGTATGATGTTAGATTGCCTCAGACAGAactattttcttttgggtGGAAGCAAGAAAGCAGTGAATCGCAGTCGGCTCTAATTAATCAGTCTTGGTCTCCAGATGGTTTACACATCTCATCTGGTTCTGCAGACCCCGTGATCCACATCTTTGATATCCGATACAATGCACCGAGCCCGTCTCTCTCGATGAAAGCTCATAAGAAAAGAGTGTTCAAAGCCGAGTGGCACTCTTCTTATCCGCTGCTCGTCTCCATCTCATCAGATTTAGCAATTGGGATTCACAAGCTATGGTGA
- a CDS encoding integral membrane protein (Protein of unknown function DUF92, transmembrane) (Protein of unknown function DUF92, transmembrane; LOCATED IN: endomembrane system; EXPRESSED IN: 24 plant structures; EXPRESSED DURING: 13 growth stages; CONTAINS InterPro DOMAIN/s: Protein of unknown function DUF92, transmembrane (InterPro:IPR002794); Has 30201 Blast hits to 17322 proteins in 780 species: Archae - 12; Bacteria - 1396; Metazoa - 17338; Fungi - 3422; Plants - 5037; Viruses - 0; Other Eukaryotes - 2996 (source: NCBI BLink).), producing METSPQFRLIFAVIISSLIAFRSYKRKSLDLSGGIAGFLVMTIHFTAGFRYGALLLVFFLTSSKLTKVGEDKKRRVDVEFKEGGQRNWVQVLCNSGIASVLVVIACTLTGWKDKCLDSKQSEIVTALIGGIIGHYACCNGDTWSSELGVLSDAQPRLITTFKPVKKGTNGGVTKAGLLAALAAGTTVGLTFLIFGLFTASCASDVALKQLLVIPLSALAGLCGSLIDSILGATIQFSGFCSVRNKVVGKPGPTVKKISGVDILDNNGVNFVSILLTSFLTSIASVYIF from the exons ATGGAAACGTCGCCGCAATTCAGACTTATCTTCGCCGTAATCATTTCTTCTCTCATCGCTTTCCGATCGTACAAGCGGAAGTCGCTCGATCTCTCCGGTGGAATTGCTGGATTCCTCGTTATGACCATTCACTTCACCGCCGGTTTCAG GTACGGAGCTCTGCTGCTTGTATTCTTTCTTACTTCCTCGAAACTTACCAAAGTTGGCGAAGATAAAAAAAGACGCGTTGATGTTGAGTTCAAAGAAGGTGGACAAAGGAACTG GGTACAAGTGCTATGCAATAGTGGAATTGCTTCAGTTCTAGTTGTAATTGCTTGTACTTTAACGGGTTGGAAGGACAAGTGTTTGGACTCGAAGCAGTCAGAAATTGTAACAGCTCTTATTGGTGGGATCATTGGTCATTACGCCTGCTGTAATGGAGACACTTGGTCCTCAGAGCTTGGGGTTCTTAGTGATGCCCAGCCTCGACTAATCACAACGTTTAAG CCGGTGAAGAAGGGCACAAATGGTGGAGTTACAAAGGCAGGACTCTTAGCTGCCTTGGCAGCAGGCACCACTGTTGGATTAACATTCCTTATCTTCGGACTCTTTACCGCGAGTTGTGCAAGTGATGTAGCTCTAAAGCAACTCTTAGTCATACCACTCTCTGCACTAGCTGGACTATGTGGGAGTCTTATTGATTCTATACTAGGAGCAACCATTCAATTCAGTGGTTTCTGCTCTGTCCGGAACAAG GTTGTAGGGAAACCGGGTCCAACCGTAAAGAAGATTTCAGGTGTGGACATTCTTGACAACAATGGTGTGAACTTTGTCTCCATACTCTTGACATCTTTTCTGACTTCCATTGCTTCTGTGTACATTTTCTGA
- a CDS encoding Plastid-lipid associated protein PAP / fibrillin family protein (Plastid-lipid associated protein PAP / fibrillin family protein; FUNCTIONS IN: structural molecule activity; INVOLVED IN: biological_process unknown; LOCATED IN: chloroplast, chloroplast envelope; EXPRESSED IN: 21 plant structures; EXPRESSED DURING: 13 growth stages; CONTAINS InterPro DOMAIN/s: Plastid lipid-associated protein/fibrillin (InterPro:IPR006843); BEST Arabidopsis thaliana protein match is: Plastid-lipid associated protein PAP / fibrillin family protein (TAIR:AT3G26070.1); Has 1807 Blast hits to 1807 proteins in 277 species: Archae - 0; Bacteria - 0; Metazoa - 736; Fungi - 347; Plants - 385; Viruses - 0; Other Eukaryotes - 339 (source: NCBI BLink).), whose protein sequence is MAATASSLTIASSFSEPRTQIHSSRRLNLPLQYSIPYKVLRSRSRRLGLVVSSVSAPNVELRTGPDDLISTLLSKVANSDGGVTLSPEQHKEVAQVAGELQKYCVKEPVKNPLIFGDWEVVYCSRPTSPGGGYRSVIGRLFFKTKEMIQAIDAPDIVRNKVSINAFGFLDGDVSLTGKLKALDSEWVQVIFEPPEIKVGSLEFKYGFESEVKLRITYVDEKLRLGLGSKGSLFVFRRRQ, encoded by the exons ATGGCTGCGACTGCTTCTTCTCTTACAATCGCGTCGTCATTCTCCGAACCACGGACTCAGATCCATTCCTCGAGACGTTTGAATCTCCCTCTTCAATATTCAATCCCGTACAAGGTGTTACGGAGTAGGAGTAGAAGATTAGGACTCGTCGTCAGTTCTGTTTCAGCTCCCAACGTTGAGCTCCGTACTGGACCTGATGATCTCATTTCTACCCTCCTCTCTAAG GTTGCGAATAGTGATGGAGGTGTGACGCTAAGCCCTGAGCAGCACAAGGAGGTGGCACAAGTGGCCGGAGAGCTTCAAAAGTACTGTGTCAAGGAGCCTGTCAAAAATCCTCTCATTTTTGGAG ATTGGGAAGTGGTGTACTGTTCTAGACCAACCTCTCCTGGTGGAGGCTACAGAAGCGTGATAGGCCGTCTCTTCTTCAAAACGAAAGAGATGATACAAGCCATCGATGCTCCTGATATCGTTAGGAACAAAGTTTCCATTAatgcttttggttttctagACGGAGACGTCTCCTTGACAG GGAAGCTGAAAGCGTTGGACAGTGAGTGGGTGCAGGTGATATTTGAGCCTCCGGAAATCAAGGTTGGATCTTTGGAGTTCAAATACGGGTTCGAAAGCGAAGTGAAGCTTCGGATCACATACGTTGATGAGAAACTTAGGTTGGGATTGGGATCTAAAGGATCATTGTTCGTCTTTAGAAGGCGTCAATAA
- a CDS encoding Plastid-lipid associated protein PAP / fibrillin family protein (Plastid-lipid associated protein PAP / fibrillin family protein; FUNCTIONS IN: structural molecule activity; INVOLVED IN: biological_process unknown; LOCATED IN: chloroplast envelope; EXPRESSED IN: 21 plant structures; EXPRESSED DURING: 13 growth stages; CONTAINS InterPro DOMAIN/s: Plastid lipid-associated protein/fibrillin (InterPro:IPR006843); Has 21 Blast hits to 21 proteins in 7 species: Archae - 0; Bacteria - 0; Metazoa - 0; Fungi - 0; Plants - 19; Viruses - 0; Other Eukaryotes - 2 (source: NCBI BLink).), whose product MAATASSLTIASSFSEPRTQIHSSRRLNLPLQYSIPYKVLRSRSRRLGLVVSSVSAPNVELRTGPDDLISTLLSKVANSDGGVTLSPEQHKEVAQVAGELQKYCVKEPVKNPLIFGDWEVVYCSRPTSPGGGYRSVIGRLFFKTKEMIQAIDAPDIVRNKVSINAFGFLDGDVSLTGKLKALDSEWVQVIFEPPEIKVGSLEFKYGFESEVKLRITYVDEKLRKKGNNIWGPARV is encoded by the exons ATGGCTGCGACTGCTTCTTCTCTTACAATCGCGTCGTCATTCTCCGAACCACGGACTCAGATCCATTCCTCGAGACGTTTGAATCTCCCTCTTCAATATTCAATCCCGTACAAGGTGTTACGGAGTAGGAGTAGAAGATTAGGACTCGTCGTCAGTTCTGTTTCAGCTCCCAACGTTGAGCTCCGTACTGGACCTGATGATCTCATTTCTACCCTCCTCTCTAAG GTTGCGAATAGTGATGGAGGTGTGACGCTAAGCCCTGAGCAGCACAAGGAGGTGGCACAAGTGGCCGGAGAGCTTCAAAAGTACTGTGTCAAGGAGCCTGTCAAAAATCCTCTCATTTTTGGAG ATTGGGAAGTGGTGTACTGTTCTAGACCAACCTCTCCTGGTGGAGGCTACAGAAGCGTGATAGGCCGTCTCTTCTTCAAAACGAAAGAGATGATACAAGCCATCGATGCTCCTGATATCGTTAGGAACAAAGTTTCCATTAatgcttttggttttctagACGGAGACGTCTCCTTGACAG GGAAGCTGAAAGCGTTGGACAGTGAGTGGGTGCAGGTGATATTTGAGCCTCCGGAAATCAAGGTTGGATCTTTGGAGTTCAAATACGGGTTCGAAAGCGAAGTGAAGCTTCGGATCACATACGTTGATGAGAAACTTAG aaaaaaaggaaacaacatATGGGGTCCTGCGAGAGTATGA
- a CDS encoding tudor domain protein (DUF1767) (CONTAINS InterPro DOMAIN/s: Domain of unknown function DUF1767 (InterPro:IPR013894); BEST Arabidopsis thaliana protein match is: Domain of unknown function (DUF1767) (TAIR:AT5G63540.1); Has 573 Blast hits to 514 proteins in 137 species: Archae - 0; Bacteria - 22; Metazoa - 276; Fungi - 58; Plants - 111; Viruses - 3; Other Eukaryotes - 103 (source: NCBI BLink).) — MVGTSSSSAGDHTHTVVINALTSRGWCFRDVEYLKSLVTEISSLIGGGNKTGAIVESVEAELLNMDIKLIGGKSLPDPTELRRCSHLQGPKVLQISYVRDVTRSSAEEFVGSSTGKRVLKFALTDGKTEISALEYSHIPTINNDVTPGTKVRLENKAVIRDGLVCLTPKEVTVLGGYVQSLTEEWQMKKKYASLARSQESKAGDGPPPFEELKIRTGSHHRDYNKTTSRNNVPIAAESSVKHAGGEKGESSEVDGNKRGTNKNIQRNPADSDPKISVEVENQEKRSSSDTRPKQVVEAVPLQNQAAAQILLEKMKHSSSNDRQYQGRRGRGRGRGRGRGREEEDSAVFTLDEWEKRNTGGGALPTANHPSDTTRDEDLAWQLQNQFDLEDSYGQEMPGAGAADIRMNMFDYGRTEDNFGHGRGRGGGRGRGRGRGHRRGRGRV; from the exons ATGGTGGGAACATCAAGCTCCTCCGCCGGCGACCACACCCACACCGTCGTGATAAATGCCCTAACTAGTCGGGGCTGGTGCTTCAGAGACGTCGAATACTTGAAATCCCTGGTCACTGAAATCTCTTCCTTGATCGGCGGCGGCAATAAAACAGGCGCCATCGTGGAGTCAGTGGAGGCGGAGCTGCTTAACATGGATATTAAGTTAATCGGAGGTAAATCCCTCCCGGACCCGACCGAGTTACGCAGGTGTTCTCATCTTCAAGGCCCCAAAGTTCTCCAG ATAAGTTATGTTAGGGATGTTACAAGAAGTAGCGCAGAGGAATTTGTGGGAAGTTCCACTGGTAAACGAGTGCTAAAATTCGCTCTGACTGACGGGAAGACCGAAATATCCGCGCTTGAGTACTCTCATATACCAACGATTAACAATGATGTCACTCCTGGTACTAAG GTACGTCTAGAAAATAAGGCTGTGATACGTGATGGTCTAGTATGTTTGACTCCAAAAGAGGTGACTGTCTTGGGCGGTTATGTGCAATCACTCACTGAAGAATGgcagatgaagaaaaaatacgCTAGTTTGGCTCGATCTCAGGAAAGCAAAGCTGGTGATGGCCCTCCTCCATTTGAGGAGTTGAAGATTCGAACAGGTTCCCATCACCGCG ATTACAACAAGACGACTTCTAGAAACAATGTACCTATTGCTGCAGAAAGCTCTGTAAAACATGCCGGTGGAGAAAAAGGTGAAAGTAGTGAAGTTGATGGGAACAAAAGAGGCACAAATAAGAATATACAGAGGAATCCTGCAGATTCTGATCCGAAAATATCTGTCGAAGTTGAAAATCAGGAAAAGCGAAGCAGTTCCGATACACGACCTAAACAAG TGGTGGAAGCTGTTCCTTTACAGAACCAAGCGGCTGCGCAGATACTTcttgagaagatgaaacaTTCTAGTTCAAATGATAGGCAATACCAAGGAAGAAGAGGTAGGGGTAGAGGTAGAGGTAGAGGGAGggggagagaagaagaagactctgcAGTATTTACACTAGATGAGTGGGAAAAGAGGAATACTGGTGGGGGGGCTCTTCCAACAGCTAACCATCCAAGCGACACTACCCGCGATGAAGATCTTGCATGGCAGCTTCAGAATCAGTTTGATCTGGAAGACTCTTAT GGGCAGGAGATGCCTGGAGCCGGGGCAGCGGATATCAGAATGAATATGTTTGATTACGGAAGAACAGAAGATAACTTCGGCCATGGAAggggaagaggaggaggaagaggaagggGTAGAGGGCGAGGACATAGACGGGGAAGAGGACGTGTGTAG
- a CDS encoding tudor domain protein (DUF1767) (CONTAINS InterPro DOMAIN/s: Domain of unknown function DUF1767 (InterPro:IPR013894); BEST Arabidopsis thaliana protein match is: Domain of unknown function (DUF1767) (TAIR:AT5G63540.1); Has 35333 Blast hits to 34131 proteins in 2444 species: Archae - 798; Bacteria - 22429; Metazoa - 974; Fungi - 991; Plants - 531; Viruses - 0; Other Eukaryotes - 9610 (source: NCBI BLink).) translates to MVGTSSSSAGDHTHTVVINALTSRGWCFRDVEYLKSLVTEISSLIGGGNKTGAIVESVEAELLNMDIKLIGGKSLPDPTELRRCSHLQGPKVLQISYVRDVTRSSAEEFVGSSTGKRVLKFALTDGKTEISALEYSHIPTINNDVTPGTKVRLENKAVIRDGLVCLTPKEVTVLGGYVQSLTEEWQMKKKYASLARSQESKAGDGPPPFEELKIRTGSHHRDYNKTTSRNNVPIAAESSVKHAGGEKGESSEVDGNKRGTNKNIQRNPADSDPKISVEVENQEKRSSSDTRPKQVVEAVPLQNQAAAQILLEKMKHSSSNDRQYQGRRGRGRGRGRGRGREEEDSAVFTLDEWEKRNTGGGALPTANHPSDTTRDEDLAWQLQNQFDLEDSYEMPGAGAADIRMNMFDYGRTEDNFGHGRGRGGGRGRGRGRGHRRGRGRV, encoded by the exons ATGGTGGGAACATCAAGCTCCTCCGCCGGCGACCACACCCACACCGTCGTGATAAATGCCCTAACTAGTCGGGGCTGGTGCTTCAGAGACGTCGAATACTTGAAATCCCTGGTCACTGAAATCTCTTCCTTGATCGGCGGCGGCAATAAAACAGGCGCCATCGTGGAGTCAGTGGAGGCGGAGCTGCTTAACATGGATATTAAGTTAATCGGAGGTAAATCCCTCCCGGACCCGACCGAGTTACGCAGGTGTTCTCATCTTCAAGGCCCCAAAGTTCTCCAG ATAAGTTATGTTAGGGATGTTACAAGAAGTAGCGCAGAGGAATTTGTGGGAAGTTCCACTGGTAAACGAGTGCTAAAATTCGCTCTGACTGACGGGAAGACCGAAATATCCGCGCTTGAGTACTCTCATATACCAACGATTAACAATGATGTCACTCCTGGTACTAAG GTACGTCTAGAAAATAAGGCTGTGATACGTGATGGTCTAGTATGTTTGACTCCAAAAGAGGTGACTGTCTTGGGCGGTTATGTGCAATCACTCACTGAAGAATGgcagatgaagaaaaaatacgCTAGTTTGGCTCGATCTCAGGAAAGCAAAGCTGGTGATGGCCCTCCTCCATTTGAGGAGTTGAAGATTCGAACAGGTTCCCATCACCGCG ATTACAACAAGACGACTTCTAGAAACAATGTACCTATTGCTGCAGAAAGCTCTGTAAAACATGCCGGTGGAGAAAAAGGTGAAAGTAGTGAAGTTGATGGGAACAAAAGAGGCACAAATAAGAATATACAGAGGAATCCTGCAGATTCTGATCCGAAAATATCTGTCGAAGTTGAAAATCAGGAAAAGCGAAGCAGTTCCGATACACGACCTAAACAAG TGGTGGAAGCTGTTCCTTTACAGAACCAAGCGGCTGCGCAGATACTTcttgagaagatgaaacaTTCTAGTTCAAATGATAGGCAATACCAAGGAAGAAGAGGTAGGGGTAGAGGTAGAGGTAGAGGGAGggggagagaagaagaagactctgcAGTATTTACACTAGATGAGTGGGAAAAGAGGAATACTGGTGGGGGGGCTCTTCCAACAGCTAACCATCCAAGCGACACTACCCGCGATGAAGATCTTGCATGGCAGCTTCAGAATCAGTTTGATCTGGAAGACTCTTAT GAGATGCCTGGAGCCGGGGCAGCGGATATCAGAATGAATATGTTTGATTACGGAAGAACAGAAGATAACTTCGGCCATGGAAggggaagaggaggaggaagaggaagggGTAGAGGGCGAGGACATAGACGGGGAAGAGGACGTGTGTAG
- a CDS encoding RNA-binding (RRM/RBD/RNP motifs) family protein (RNA-binding (RRM/RBD/RNP motifs) family protein; FUNCTIONS IN: RNA binding, nucleotide binding, nucleic acid binding; INVOLVED IN: biological_process unknown; LOCATED IN: cellular_component unknown; EXPRESSED IN: 23 plant structures; EXPRESSED DURING: 13 growth stages; CONTAINS InterPro DOMAIN/s: RNA recognition motif, glycine rich protein (InterPro:IPR015465), RNA recognition motif, RNP-1 (InterPro:IPR000504), Nucleotide-binding, alpha-beta plait (InterPro:IPR012677); BEST Arabidopsis thaliana protein match is: cold, circadian rhythm, and RNA binding 1 (TAIR:AT4G39260.3); Has 30201 Blast hits to 17322 proteins in 780 species: Archae - 12; Bacteria - 1396; Metazoa - 17338; Fungi - 3422; Plants - 5037; Viruses - 0; Other Eukaryotes - 2996 (source: NCBI BLink).) encodes MTMDDGNSVYVGGLPYDITEEAVRRVFSIYGSVLTVKIVNDRSVRGKCYGFVTFSNRRSADDAIEDMDGKSIGGRAVRVNDVTTRGGRMNPGPGRLQPHGGWDRSPDRRSDGNYERDRYSDRSRERDRSQDRRKDHRYIEKERAYEHSHDFERRNDHDMVDRNGYKERVFDGDEGDWRGDRSYVDNGRGINGTSAHEGRSQETKREDSTILDGGRGRDHFSNSSGDHQVKEDLEALIKMREALRDEVMVMEERLEVKEVVCSELQKKSKRLEDLLINEKKLVSQRRKELAKLHKSYSRVRECTDNLKDCEQELQLLVNSAAREGVAGADEGLGHGYP; translated from the exons ATGACGATGGACGATGGTAACTCCGTCTACGTCGGCGGCCTCCCTTACGACATCACCGAGGAGGCTGTCCGTCGCGTCTTCTCCATTTACGGCTCCGTCCTCACCGTTAAg ATTGTCAATGACCGGAGTGTAAGAGGGAAATGCTATGGCTTTGTTACATTTTCGAACCGTCGATCGGCTGATGATGCTATCGAAGATATGGATGGAAAA AGTATTGGTGGGCGTGCAGTGCGTGTGAATGATGTGACAACAAGAGGTGGAAGAATGAATCCAGGTCCGGGGCGGTTACAACCACACGGTGGTTGGGATAGAAGTCCTGATAGGAGAAGTGATGGTAATTATGAGAGGGATCGGTATAGTGATAGGTCTCGAGAACGGGATAGGTCTCAGGATAGGAGAAAAGATCATCGCTACATAGAGAAGGAAAGAGCTTATGAGCATTCACATGATTTTGAGAGGAGGAATGATCATGATATGGTAGATAGAAATGGTTATAAGGAAAGAGTTTTCGATGGTGATGAAGGAGATTGGCGTGGGGATAGGTCTTATGTGGATAATGGTAGGGGAATAAATGGGACCAGTGCTCACGAAGGAAGGAgccaagaaacaaagagagaagatag TACCATTCTTGATGGTGGACGTGGCAGAGATCACTTCTCTAATTCAAGTGGAGATCATCAG GTGAAAGAAGATCTGGAAGCGCTGATTAAGATGCGTGAGGCGCTTCGAGATGAG GTGATGGTGATGGAAGAGAGACTGGAAGTAAAAGAAGTAGTGTGCTCAGAGCTACAGAAGAAATCTAAG AGATTAGAAGATTTGTTGATCAATGAAAAGAAACTGGTTTCACAACGCCGAAAAGAATTGGCAAAG CTACATAAATCATATTCAAGGGTTAGAGAGTGCACGGACAACCTGAAAGACTGTGAACAAGAACTCCAG TTGCTTGTTAATTCAGCAGCTAGAGAAGGCGTGGCAGGTGCTGATGAAGGATTGGGACACGGGTATCCGTAA